A window of Salmo trutta chromosome 31, fSalTru1.1, whole genome shotgun sequence contains these coding sequences:
- the LOC115170052 gene encoding sorting nexin-16 — MATPFVPVPVPMEQTPTWPKRTSPLGIISSSGFSPPGKSPWVKATGSWGATVACPSLPQTCSSPEGYRTSRGGEQGSVQEDGTPGDSWERPLTPTLLGYEVMEERAKFTVYKILVRRNEEENWVIFRRYTDFARLNDKLKELFPRFRLALPPKRWFKDNYDMEFLEERQLGLQAFLQNLIAHRDITNSEVVRQFLCLDDPPGPFDSLEESRAFCETLEETNHRLQRDLSEKQREIDSLKTALDERQTHIGLLEKRVNGMSPSPEGLTPESSRLSALGSENSSDTDTAADRHRDTDGEADIDTDRGSSTALEADQETCPERRSSDIQRPLKGHGAYWLSAAIDCSPDAFINSTTP, encoded by the exons ATGGCCACCCCCTTTGTCCCAGTGCCTGTCCCCATGGAACAGACCCCGACCTGGCCCAAGAGGACCTCCCCCCTGGGAATTATCTCTAGCTCTGGCTTTTCACCTCCTGGAAAGTCCCCCTGGGTGAAAGCCACTGGGTCCTGGGGGGCCACGGTGGCCTGTCCGAGCCTCCCCCAGACGTGTTCCAGCCCCGAGGGGTACAGGACATCCAGAGGAGGGGAGCAGGGGTCGGTCCAGGAGGATGGTACTCCAGGGGACAGTTGGGAGAGGCCCCTCACCCCTACCCTGCTGGGCTATGAGGTCATGGAGGAGAGGGCAAAGTTCACG GTGTATAAAATCTTGGTGAGAAGGAATGAGGAAGAGAACTGGGTGATCTTCAGAAGGTACACAGACTTCGCCAGACTCAACGATAAG cTAAAGGAGTTATTTCCCAGGTTCAGACTAGCCCTGCCACCCAAGCGCTGGTTCAAGGATAACTACGACATGGAGTTTCTGGAGGAGAGACAGTTAGGCCTACAAGCCTTCCTACAGAACCTCATAGCACACAGAGATATCACCAACAG TGAAGTGGTCAGACAGTTTCTTTGTCTGGATGACCCGCCAGGCCCCTTTGACAGCCTGGAGGAGAGCAGG GCTTTCTGTGAGACGCTGGAGGAGACTAACCACCGTCTCCAGAGGGACCTGTCGGAGAAACAGCGAGAGATTGACTCTTTGAAAACAGCCCTGGACGAGAGACAGACCCACATTGGGCTCCTGGAGAAGAGAGTGAA TGGTATGTCCCCCAGCCCAGAGGGCCTTACTCCGGAGAGCAGCAGACTATCAGCCCTAGGCAGTGAGAACAGCTCTGACACAGACACTGCCGCagatagacacagagacacagacggagagGCGGACATAGACACAGACAGGGGATCATCCACTGCATTGGAGGCTGACCAGGAGACATGTCCTGAAA